Part of the Panicum virgatum strain AP13 chromosome 4N, P.virgatum_v5, whole genome shotgun sequence genome is shown below.
GACGTCGGTATGGTCCGTGGGCCCCACAAAAAGCTGTGCCAATAGCTTTTCTCTGCTGTGGTTTTCTGGGTTTTCAGATCTGGTTTTCCTATGTAGTACCAAGACTGTGGGCTTCATCCACTGTTTCTCGAAAATAGTAATTCTATAAGAACAAAGCTGAAAATAAATCCATATTCTTTTGCCTCCGGACTCAATGATTCATCATCCGTGTTTAAtattctactccctccgttctaaattataagtcattctaaaaatcttggagagtcaaagtttttcaaatttgaccaaatttatataacaaaataataatatttatgataccaattaagtatcactagtctatcaacccgtgttaccgcacgggctaattagaattaatataagaaaAATATTGATAATTACAATTATCTATGTTACGCTCTTTTTCATCTAGTAAATATTCTAGCACATActctaaatatatatttttattatctagttaaaatagatttcattttgcatcacacctccatatgtatttgatatatatttagttgaactatttgtttgtaaattgatattcttatctcttccatcatacgaatatatggtgacatattcattatctagttacaacatatttcattttgcatcacacctccatatgtatttgatatatatttagttgtactatttgatattcttatctcttccatcatatgaatatatggtgacatatatcgtggttagtatttttatataaacaataataaaaaatatattaataatgtatAAATAGTAATTtcgaattttatattggtgtactttaatattttattataaattataaaatttaGATTCAGGTTTAGAAGTAATTTAACCTGTAATAATAATGAAATAattagataatttatatgcaaatttagagaggtatttgtattatttttctaatggcatatgtgggtaatttacacaaagattagggttactttagattatttttataatggcagaggtgggtaatttatatacaagtttagggggttactttagtctattttcataatggcagaggtgggtaatttattagaaaagataatagatccgatgattattataattagagttgttggattgatgactggatgtttctgatttttgtgagaatttataggatttctctattttttagagtaTCCACCTAGGATCATAGGTGGCTTCTTGTGGAGGCTCCTttggagcctccaattagtaatagtaagattagattctttgttagctatattttcatagtatacatatttgatgttataaatctttgtgtttctttctataattttggtcaaactttgaaatgatttgactctccaaaattcttgaaatgacttataatttaaaaCGGAGAGAGTAACCGAGAAATAAAAAGCACCCCAGCGCCCAGCCCCTACATGATGCTAAGGTAGTGGGGAGATATACGAGGAAGGTATGGATGAAGTAAGTCTATGTGTCCCCTATAGCAAGCCACACATGTTTTGGAAAATGGCAACCTCAAATGTGAAGAGAGGTTCTGAGCTAAGGCAGATCAAAATCCAAAAAGATTTCCTCATTTCAAACCTTTCTTAAGAATTTAGGATATCGAAAATGTTGTCTAACAAAAGTAAGTTATAAATATATTAATCGTGCCCGAAAAGCATTTCTGTACGACTCATTAGCACTCTAGGTTCATAAacttttttatgatttttttcctaaatgGTTTGAGAAATATTTCCGTTTTTTTTGGAAAGCATTTTGTaaaaactaggcgtatagcccgcgcatttgcgcggttaGTATTGAAAATTTACAAATTTGCATGTCGTTCTATCTTTacttaaaaattatatttttttagtcatacatcaccctgttcattatagtaaattatgtcttattgtttgttaaaacaattcaaatatgatctacctatactaacaatttgatttattgagctttaataatattatgcatataattattcttatttttgttttattttgattgattgttgttagtttTAGTTTTCATTAATAGTaattgatacatagctaaatgatattttatatttaatttttcataatggcattggttggtgatttttaattagacacaggggtattttaggataatttttattataatgacagtggtgtgtaatttttattttttttatttttctccgattattGTGGAAATTTCTAAGCaatgagagcgaacgtggaggctccgtttgttggccaaataataagataatagatgttttttttaaaaaaactgacTTTCTTGTTTTCTCCACGGTTGGTGCATGAAAATGTTTGCATAACTCTAGGCAGCCTCTTCAGAaaatcagaaaagaaaagaagtggAAGAATGGCGGAATATTTGCCCTGGTGAATCTGTCTCTTACCGCGTGAAGGTAACCACATGCTATCGGAACCGAAACTTCATACATTTTTTTACCTTCACCACGAGTTGGTCTGAGTTGGCATATAACAACATAATGCAAACATGTAACCATGCATGGTGGTATATACATGTACCATTTCAGTGTTGGTCAGTACCGTAAGACCAAGTTGCATTCCTTTTCAATTGGAGCAGCAGTAGTACAAACTAATTACAGTGGCCCATTGAAGTACTATACCATTACATCGATGATATTGGCGAGCTAATAGTAGTAGTTTAATTTATTCGGACATCGACGGCACAGAGTACAGCAACTTCCAAGAGGGCCATCTCGCCAGATTCCTCATCATGGCCTGAAGAAAGCCGGGTGTGGGCGGCCGGCACCCTGGTAGGAGGTGTTCTTGAGGTGGTCGGGAGCTTCCTCGAACGAGTGCCTTCTCGCCAGTGACAGAATCTTCTTGTCAGCGGCGATGAAGTATGCCATCCCAGCAACTGAAAGCAACAAACGAATGGGTCAGATAGATTCTGTATACACCGATGATGGTCGAGTCAACCACTCAGCCTCTGTCAAGAAGCGATCGAGCAAGAAAGATGCAGTACACACACCTGTGGAGATGATGAGGGCCTGGCCGGTGGGGTTGATGTTGGCCTTAGCCCACGGCAGCATCCGCACGCTCGCCAGCTGAACAATGGATAACCAGAGCGAAACGGTAGGTTAGCTATCAGGCTACAATGCTGTCCATGTTGAGTTCTTGACTCTTGAGGTGAACGTACAGATCGAGGTGGTGATGGAAACTACTCACCGTTGGGATGGCGGAGGCGATGGTGGCCACGGCTGCCGCCTTAGCTCCTGCAAGGGTCGCTTCTGCGCGCAGAGATGCAAAGCGTCAGTGCACACAGCTTAATTACAGTACAGACAGGCTTGTGTTCAAGAACCACTCTGAAGTGTATGTGCCTGAACACAGTGCAGTAGTGCTGTGAGTGTCAGTAGCCAGGTACCTCGCGAGCAGCGCTTGGCGAGGGCGAGCTTCTGGTCAAGGGACGCACGGCTCACAGTCGACATCGTTGATGCTGTGTGGTAAGCAAAGAAGCGCGAGATTGGCTGGTAAATCGCTAGGAAACGAAGCAGCTCTGCTGCCGGTGACGAGTGGCACTGCAAACTGAGAGAAGAGAGGTGAGGGCGATGGATGATGGGTTGCAGAGACGCTGGGGTGGCCGCCGGGATTTTATAGGCAGCTCCGGCGACGCCAAACGATCGGCGGACGGGGAGaagcggcgggcgggcgcggaCATGGTTTTTGGGCGGGCGCAACGGAACCGATGGCAGGGTCAGTTTGGCCGGCGCGGATGGTTCCTCCGGCTCCGGGTAGGTGCAGTTCACCTCACCTCCTCGTTGCATCGAGATCATGTCCCTATCCTATCCATCCGTAGCTTTGCAGAAAGAGACAGGCGGGGCCTGCCGGCATGTGCCCGGGGTCGCACAGCACAGGGACTCACCTCGCTtcactggtactggtactggtactggtccttgtctttttttttttagtgACCAAAGGCCGTCGATTCAGATGAACGGCTTTGGACTTGGAGTGTTCGATCCGATCCTCCAGAAACTGGATTAGTGGTGACTCATTAACTTGTTAAGCCTAACCATGCATGTGACGATGTGCTCATGTGCAGGTCAGTTTACATGAATCCGGGGAACGATGACCATGGCTGTGACTGGGGCGTGGCCTGTGGGTACCAGGTTCCGGCAGCACCTGTGTGCTACTCAGGAGTCGAACGAGCACCAACCACAACCACTAAAGACGTCACACAAATTCACACAAAGTCACTGGGCTAGCTAAAACGTTTGGCAGGGACGCAAGGTGAACGTAAGTTTGACGGTGAGGTAACTAACTAACTACGCTGTAAATTTGTACACGTGCAGAGCATGCATGAGAGCGTACGCGCACAAGAgaaaagggagggagggaggaagaagcaaGCGTTTCCCAGCACGAAAAGTGCCTTTTCATTTTCAGTTTGGGTGGCGCTCCCAGTTTTCGGCTAGTCAGCCACATCCCAGAAACCGCGGACGTCGCGGCGTCTCGCTCCGTGGGCTGCAGATCTGCAGCGCCCCCACGAAAAGAAATACGGGGCAGCTTATCTCATTTTCAAATCTCTTGTCTTGCTACGTGGTATCAGTAACAGACTGACAGCAATATAGCCTCGGCCACGGTTTAGGTATCCCACAAAATAATATTTTTGCCAAGGACAAAGctgtacatgaacttgctccaatctctctctttttgcATCCGGAATATCAACTGTgtttaaataatttttaataTAAGAAATAAATTGCCACAGCTTGGTCACTATTGTGATGTACATACAGTTACATTGTTGGTTATTACACTACTTAAGCAAAAGAAGTTACTTTCTGTTTATCCATACTTGTGCTAGTTTGTGCAAGCGGAATGCATCAAGGGACCCTAGCAAATCTTTAAATGTTGGGTCGTTTTTCTAATAAAATTGGAGCATTTTCTCATAAATTAGAATATTTTATTAGTTGTAACAGTTTTTTTTGAACTTGAAACAATTTTTCACATGAAGctgaaataatttttttccatCATATAATAATTTCTAATGAACACGAAACATTTGTTTTCTATAAATAAAAAATGTTATGCGTTAATAAAAATATTGTTCCTGAGAAAAATATCATGTAACCATATTCTAATATGCCCATTCTTTAAATATTTGAGAAAAAAGTATCATATCTAACCTAGCTAAAAGTCTGCGTTGATAAGAAGACGTGTACACTTCACTTATACTACTTCTCAACAAGCAGCTTCCCTtttctgtttcaaaaaaaaaaacagcttcACTTTTCAGCTCCAAGATCCCTCCAACGTCAATTATTCAACCTTCGgatctattttttttctaatcGTAACCGTAGATTTGTGAAGAATGATACGCTGATGTGTGCTGCTTCTCAAATATATCTATTATACGGATAAAAAAACGTAGTTCAGGATCGAGAAACACAAAAGTACAATACTTTTTACGACGATATACTGCTTGATTATACAGTGTTTGGAGCACAGCTGATACAAACTAAATGGTCCAAGTCTCTGCGCACATCGTCGAACGATTTGCCGTTGTTGACAAAGTAGTTTATTCATCAACTCCAACAGTAGCGGTGCAGCTGGATCATGGCCTGAAGAAAGCAGGGTGCGGCCTGCCGGCGCCCTGGAAGGAGGTGTTCTTGAGGTGCTCGGGCGCGTCCTCGTACGAGTGGCGCCTCGCCAGCGACAGGATCTTCTTGTCGGCCGCGATGAAGTAGGCCATCCCGGCGACTGCACACAGAGTTCAGTTGTCGTTCATCAGTAACTCGTGTCCAGTCGAAGACAGGATTGTTGGATCAGCAGTATGTACCTGTGGAGATGATGAGTGCCTGGCCGGTGGGGTTGATGTTGGCCTTCGCCCATGGCAGCATCCGCACGCTCGCAATCTGAACGTAGAAGAGGATAGCGAATTGGTATTGTGTAAGATACAGGGTACTGCTATTCAGGATGGCACGATGAACAGGAAGAGGGAGATGGAACCCACCGTGGGAATTGCAGAGGCGATGGTGGCTACAGCTGCAGCCTTAGCCCCTGCGAGGGTGGCCTCTGcagacacacacacatacacatgcatggtGAGTACAAGCGTGAGCTCAGAAAGAATCAATGGTGAGTTCATAAGAGAAGCTCAGATAACAACATCAGAATTAAGACGATTGTGAGGTAGTGCAGGTGCATGGACGTGTACCTCGCGAGCATCGCTTGGCGAGGGCAAGCTTCTGCTCGAGGGATGCACGGCTCACCGTCGACATGGTCTTGCTCTTCTGctagggaagaagaaggaagcagctagaTCGATGATGGGCGAGTAGAGAGTGAGCTAGTAGCGAGAACGATGGGTTGCTGTTGGTTGCAAGGAGATGCAGGGGAGGCTGAGAATTTATAGGGCGCAGCATCAGAGGATCGGCGGGCGCGGGGACCTGGTTTTGGGCGAAACCGTGTGTGCCTGTTTCCTATCCACTCGCGGCTTGCAGACACAGAGGCTGGTGCGTGCATCATGGGACTCGATCCACCTGCTACTTTACTACTACCAGTACGAGCACTTATCACCGGCCAAGAGTACTAAAAACgttaaagaaaaaaagaaacccATGCGAACTAACTATAGATTCCCAATGACAAGGGTAATCTATCACGTGTGCTGTTCTTTACTGCAGAATCTCAACCCAGAGAAAACCATACGTGGAATCGTGCTGTAGGTTCGGGCAGCTCTCATGTTTCATCTCTGTGTGCTGGTGCTCCTGAACATGAAGGGTCAAAAGAGTCTCACCAACCAGTGAGAATTTGACCAACCATTTGTCACTGCTGGCAGGgtggctgcagcctgcaggccaACACTGAATAAAACCAGTAAACCGCCAAGGCAACTGGTTCGCGGTGAAAGTGAAACTGTAAAGTGGACAGACGGGCATGCATGGTAACTTGGTGAGGTGTGGCGTGTACATGAAAGAGGCACGCAGAGCAACCAAGCAAGTAGTAGCCGACACGATGGCTTTTGCTTTTCTGATGATTGGGGCCTGGCATGGTGCGGATGTGCTCAGTTTTTTTTGGGCGGAATCAGGGCGGCGCTCCCAGTTTTCGGCTTGCCTCtgtcctgcaggctgcagcggcGACGCCAGACGTCATGGTGTCTCGGTCCCTGGGCTCTGATTAATTTTTCAGATCCAATTTTAGCAGTAAAACCTACTGTATGCCCTTATCCAGTACTTGTgcaatactccctctgtcctgtAACACAGGACATTCTagcatcttactattactaattggaggctccaaAGAAGCCTCCACataaagccacctaggatcctaggtggacactttaaaaaaaatagagaaatcctataaattctcacaaaaatcagaaatatccagccatcaattcaacaattctaattataataaccatcagaTCTGTCATCTTTCccaataaattacccacctttgccattacgaaaatagactaaaataaccccctaaacatatatctaaattacccacctctgccattataaataAATCTAAAGcaaccccctaatctttgtgtaaattacccacacaTGCCATTATTAAAATAATACAAATcgccccctaaatttgcatataaattatccaattatgtcattactattacaagttaaattactcctaaatctaattattaaagtgcaccaatataaaatttaaaattactatttccatcattattaatatattatttatactactatatttatataaaaatactacccacgatatatgtcaaccatatattcatgtatgatgaaagagataagaataccaattcacaaacaaataattcaactagatatatatatcgaatacatatggaggtgtgatgcaaaataaaatctattgtaactagataataataaatatatattttagagtatgtgttagaatatttaatagatgaaaaaatgacgtgagatagataattataattattaatctcaattttatattaattctaattagttcgtgcgggagcacgggttgatagactagttttCCTAACGGATTAAGAAGATAAGAAATGATGCACATACTCCTATCTAATACCTTATTTGGTTATCATTTTACTGATTTCGTGGCTGATTGGGAATAATTAGTTTCTAAAATACCGTATAGGATGGCATATATTTAAATACAAATTTTGTATTTCAGGATGGGGGAGTACATTTAAGCCTTCATCGAGACAAGTGATTGACAGCTAGCATAGCTAAACTCCTTTcgaatatgtttttttttgaatcgaATAAACTCCTTTCGAATTTGCACTCGCTGCGTCTGAATTCGTCGTCCCTACTAATAAGTTCATGATACGCTTCCACTGACCCTTCTAATCTTAGTATAACTCAACAGTAGTATGTGCTCGTTGGTTCTGATAGAATTCGACGTCAAAGAAAATATTAAACCTACGTGCTACAACGTGCATGACCATGTGACACTTCGTCTTTGTGTGGTTTTTATGCCGTACAGATTGAACTGGGTCTGATCAGGTCGTCCAATCTAGTGGTGTGCACCGTACCCTTCAGACTTCAGAGAAGCAATCTTGCGCATGCAGAGACTGAACGCTTTCAGTTGCTTCATGGTTTGTCTAGTCCGGATTTTTTAGAGTAAATCAATCAACCTATTGAGctagaatttttttgaataatttaTTGAGCTAGATTTGGGCGTAACGTTTCAAAGCAAATTTAAGTTTTGAAAATTGATAAGCTTTATATGCTTGTACTGCCGGCAAGGTGCCAAAGTATCGTCCACAACAACTCCACACACTGTTTTTGCTGCAATCGTTGACTGACCAACGCTGACGTTTGTGCTGCGTGCTTACATCTGTGGTAGTGGTAGGTATAGTTACTGACATGCCAAGTTCAGGATTCAGAAACACGAAATGCAATGCACTTGACAATGCTTTTTATTTGGAGGTAGCTACTAACACCAATATAATAGCAGGAGGTAGTTACATCACAATGGCCGAAGCACTATACGATTACACTTTCCCTTGAGAACACTGAGCCTGGGCATCGAGGACACGGTGCCAGCGATCAAGAGGGACAACACTGAGCCCGTCGGAGCGAAGGGCGATCAAGGCCTGAAGAAGGCCGggtgcgggcgggcggcgccctGGTAGGAGGTGTTCCTGAGGTGTTCGGGCGCCTGCTCGAACGAGTGGCGGCGCGCCAGCGAGAGGATCTTCTTGTCGGCGGCGACGAAGTAGGCCATCCCGGCCGCCGTGCAGATGATGAGCGCCTGGCCCGTCGGGTTCAGGTTCGCCTTGGCCCACGGCAGCATCCGCACGCTAGCCAGCTGAAGAACGGAGGTTATGAATTGAGCGGCAGGTCATCATGTTCAGCCTATTTATGAGTTTCGTGTCTGCCTGTAATAACTGCAGCAAAGATGATATGATGCGGGTGGTGACTCACCGTTGGGACTGCAGATGCGACGGTGGCGACGGCCGCCGCCTTGGCTCCGGCGAGCGTCGCCTCTGCAATTTTTGGATCACCAGTGTCAGAGATAAGAACCGATGTACTACTACGCGCGTAACCCATCAAACTGATTGTAGAGTGAAGTGCTGTACGGCAGCAGATAGCTGTAGGAGGAGAAGGAAAAAATCGCTTTACCTCTGGAGCAGCGCTTGGCCATGGCGAGCCTCTGGTCCAGGTAGGCACGGGCAGGGTTTACCTTATCGATAAAGTAAAAATATCGGAGGTTGGTGATAAACGGGAATATCGGATATATCGGAATTCTATCGGTGATAGAGAAATTTTTTCGGACAAAATTTAGAGAAAAAACTCTCATTTTGTGTAGAAATGAacttagattttttttcaaaccatCTAGCCTAAAAAACTAGGCAACGtatctggtgcaaaccaaggatctcgtgcaaacccgtgcaaacctactaaacaaagtttcaaaaaattctaaaaaaaatcatgaatgtgcttctcagattacatcatctatatataaaatttcatggtcaaattcgtcttactctagaagttacaaaaaagacaaatttgagatgcatttgaaccattattgttgtcagaaaatttgtttttttgtaacttttagagtaagatgaatttgaccataaaattttgtatatagatgaggtaagctgagaagcacattcatgatttttttcagaattttttgaaactttttttagtaggtttgcacgggtttgcacgaggtccttggtttgcactagatacgttccCAAAAAACTATACATAATAACGTAGAAAAATGAAAGGAAATAGCCGGTAGTGAGACATGTCTGCTACGTCGGTTCTCACTAGAATATGAAGAATTGGATGGTGGAATAAAAGCAAATGAATGGATTAGTATTAAAAGATGGTTACATGCTCTTTTTACTCGTTATAGTGGGTAGaaagtatgtgcacaaacttGTGGGTTAGTCGAATGGAGTGCTAAATTTAAAACAATGATATTTTTAGATGATAAACTAATTTTATCGGTGCTCACCGGTAAAATAGAAATATCGGAATTATCGGAAATCTATCGGTGATAAGGTGAACCATGGGCACGGGTCACCGTCGACATGGTGATTCAGACGTGCAGGCCCGCCAGAAATCAAAGCGAAGCAGATCGCTGTCGCTGGTGAGGATCTGTCGGACTACTCGATCGGCTTGCACTGGTGGAAGTGAGAGCGAGTGCACTGAGATGTGGTTGCAGCGAGGCCCTGCGCTATTTATAGTGAActgcagaagagaagaaaaggcGGCGGTTTGGGGCCCCCATGGATAGCGGTCGCCGGAGCGAGCGGCCACGGAACCAACGCGCCGCCGGGCTGATCCGGGGCGCCTCTGCTACCCTCCGGAGTTCCGGTGGTGAAAGTTGGTGGCCGACCTGCATCGTGCAGCgaggcctgctgctgctggattgGCCTAGTGGTAGATTAGCTTCGCAAACTGTGGTTACTGGTTAGAGAGCCACAGGATTCGTGGTTTTCCCGTTCGACCGGTGACCGAAGAAGATACCGTGAGGGAGTTTGATTTTGGTGGCACCGTCACCGGCATCCGGAAAAGCAAGGATGCATCTCTGAAAATTGCGGCCAggtttttctcaaaaccgggGCTAACGCGTGTACGGCGCATCAGCACAGTATCTGCCTTTTCAGCGCCGGCGACCAGCTTTTTTACGATCATGTACAATACAAGCGCAAAATTCAGACAGCTTTATTTAGTGCCTTGGAACATTTCAAGATTCCGTCAGCTAGCTACTACTAAGGTCTGCCTTTGGCAAGTCGAACCTGCTTGCTAGTCGACCAATTGATCGATGTGTCACGTGCTGAGTTGGTGTGGCCGAGACCAGCAGGGCCTTGCATGCTCTGCTTTAGTGCTCTAGCGGAGTTTTACCGACGAGGTCGTAGTTCAATCGTGCCCCCAGTTTGGCCGGGAAAGGAACCCGTCGGCCGATCAATCCATCGGTTCCGCTCGGAGTTGCTTGGCGCGCCCACAAGCAAGGCCGCAGCGGGCTCCGCCGGCCCTCTTAGTTTTCCGGCGAAATGAAACCGGCTCGGTCAGCGACGTCACTCCTCCACCGATCCCGTCCATACCGTGAGCGTGAGCCAACTTTTGGCTGGTCCATCGGAACGTACGGACGAAAGCGACGTCGCTAGGATGGCAGAGCAGGCTGGTCCTCTGATCGCTGCAGAAAATCACACTAGCAGTTCAGTTGCTGTCCGTGTCGTCAGTGACATCGTACAACCGAATAGAGCTGAAAATCCCGTCCCCAGATGAGCAGAGTACAGGTGTTTAGTGCGGCAAAAGATATTGTGATCGAATCAAGCAACCTCATCTGCTTTCTCTAGAACACGGCTCCTGATGATCTCAGTATCTCATCGTGCCATCGTTTGGGGGAAAAAAAACGCGAAGCATAATTTACTAAGAGCAGAGGCACTGCTACACTTGGGTGAAGCGCGGAGGAAGGAAACCATCAGTTCAGAAGACACCCAGCAGTAGCACAAACCTCAAGATGGCAACGTGTACGGAATACCCGCAAATCCGCGGATACCGAACCCGTTGGGCGCAGATTCGGGTTTGAGTTTGTACCtgcgggcacgggcgcgggtACAACTTCAAATCCAACGGGTATTTGCTAACAGATTTCAAAATTTGATATCTGAACCCGACCGGAAGAGATGGATGGGAACTCGATTGATCGATCACCGATATGAATAtactatgcatgcatgcaggacCCGACCGGGGAGAACTGGTGGGTGACGGTGCTGGACCACGCCATCGGCTACTACCCGCCGACGGTGTTCGACACGCGGTTCCCGCAGGCCGTGTACGTGGAGATGGGCGGGCGGGTGCTGGACACCAGGCCCGGCGGCAACCACACCACCACGCCCATGGGGAACGGCATCCCGTCCTGCGCCGGCTCCCGCTTCGTGGCCACCATCATGGACTACCACGCCGTCAACTACAACGGGGG
Proteins encoded:
- the LOC120671171 gene encoding early nodulin-93-like gives rise to the protein MSTVSRASLEQKLALAKRCSREATLAGAKAAAVATIASAIPTIASVRMLPWAKANINPTGQALIISTVAGMAYFIAADKKILSLARRHSYEDAPEHLKNTSFQGAGRPHPAFFRP
- the LOC120671170 gene encoding early nodulin-93-like, producing MSTVSRASLDQKLALAKRCSREATLAGAKAAAVATIASAIPTLASVRMLPWAKANINPTGQALIISTVAGMAYFIAADKKILSLARRHSFEEAPDHLKNTSYQGAGRPHPAFFRP
- the LOC120671172 gene encoding early nodulin-93-like, which encodes MSTVTRAYLDQRLAMAKRCSREATLAGAKAAAVATVASAVPTLASVRMLPWAKANLNPTGQALIICTAAGMAYFVAADKKILSLARRHSFEQAPEHLRNTSYQGAARPHPAFFRP